The ANME-2 cluster archaeon DNA window GGTTGAACTTGTCACTGTTGGTCCCTGCAATATTGAAATCCCCTTTATCACCCGGGTCCCAGATGTTATCATGTGTCTGGTTTGTAGGTGTACCCCACAACACACCCCCAACAGAATGAAGGAAACCAGGGGGTGTTCCGGTGATTGGCAAATCCATGAGATTCTTTTCCAATGTCTCCCCGTTAATACTTATCAGTATGCTAATTTCAGATACATCAAAGGATTGCCCGCCCCTGTGCACCAGGACCACTTCCTGATTGGACACATCAGTGCTGATGATCTCTATATCGGCAATCACAGGTTCCTTCAGACTATAACTCCCCACCACTGCATATGCAGCAGCAGAAAAGATAACCACTAAAAAGGTTATCAGGATTATCCCTATAACCGGGGATATCCCGCTATCATTATCCATACTCAAGCCGCCCATTCCTATTCCTGCCTGGAGAACAGGATATCAGTGCTCAAGTCTGTATATTACCATCATTCCACCAGTTATCACCAGAAGGATAAGGATAGAAGCAATTACTTTCCTCCAATTCCATCCATCCCGCCTGGTACCATCAACTTCATCTGTTGAGGCTCCAAAACTGATGGCACGGTCAACGTCCAGACGCACTACCTGTTCCAGTAATCCATCCCCGTTAGAAA harbors:
- a CDS encoding type IV pilin N-terminal domain-containing protein, coding for MDNDSGISPVIGIILITFLVVIFSAAAYAVVGSYSLKEPVIADIEIISTDVSNQEVVLVHRGGQSFDVSEISILISINGETLEKNLMDLPITGTPPGFLHSVGGVLWGTPTNQTHDNIWDPGDKGDFNIAGTNSDKFN